One Edaphobacter bradus DNA window includes the following coding sequences:
- a CDS encoding alginate lyase family protein, translated as MAVAGQVAFGAHESSVAGSGYDLVARTDRERILKAAEEYVNLEPQTLTFFRSDRSPGGSHDFFSQADYFWPDPKNPGGPYRERDGQSNPDNFTGHRKAMIALSVQMPALTAAWLLTRNRRYGEKAAGHLRAWFVTPATRMNPNLEFAQGVVRGAMGRSWGIIDTLHLVEVARAASIMRGAFLSPEDESALKGWFRDYLQWLMTSKKGMAERDAANNHGTCWALQVAEFAKLIGAEDTRDDLRERYKRVLLPNQMGQDGGFPLELKRTKPYSYSIFNLDVMAGLCQSLSRRGDDLFRFSLSDGRGICKGAAFLYPYLKDKGKWAYTKDVEHFDALPVRSPSLLFCGLACDRQEYLTLWTRLDPDPKDTEIVRNYPIRQPLLWMSRD; from the coding sequence ATGGCCGTTGCGGGGCAGGTTGCGTTCGGTGCGCATGAGAGTTCGGTGGCTGGAAGCGGCTACGATCTGGTTGCAAGAACCGATCGAGAACGGATTCTGAAGGCGGCGGAAGAGTACGTTAATCTAGAGCCACAGACGCTTACGTTTTTTCGGTCGGACCGATCGCCAGGTGGTTCGCACGATTTCTTCTCGCAGGCGGACTACTTCTGGCCTGATCCGAAGAATCCGGGTGGGCCATATCGCGAGCGTGATGGGCAGAGTAATCCTGATAATTTCACCGGGCACCGGAAGGCGATGATTGCACTGAGCGTGCAGATGCCTGCTCTGACGGCAGCATGGCTGCTGACGCGGAATCGGAGATATGGAGAGAAGGCCGCAGGACATCTGCGGGCCTGGTTCGTCACACCTGCGACACGGATGAACCCGAATCTTGAGTTTGCGCAGGGAGTGGTGCGTGGAGCCATGGGGAGATCGTGGGGAATCATCGACACACTGCACCTGGTAGAGGTGGCGCGCGCGGCCAGCATAATGCGTGGAGCGTTTCTTTCACCGGAGGATGAGTCGGCATTGAAGGGTTGGTTCCGCGATTACCTCCAGTGGCTGATGACGAGCAAGAAAGGAATGGCGGAGCGCGATGCTGCGAACAACCATGGAACATGCTGGGCGCTGCAGGTGGCGGAGTTCGCAAAGTTGATCGGCGCAGAAGACACAAGGGACGATCTGCGGGAGCGCTACAAGCGCGTTCTGTTGCCGAATCAGATGGGGCAGGATGGAGGCTTTCCGCTTGAGTTGAAGCGAACGAAGCCCTATAGCTACTCGATCTTCAATCTGGATGTGATGGCCGGACTATGTCAGTCGTTGAGCAGACGGGGCGATGATCTGTTCCGTTTTTCGCTGAGCGATGGGCGGGGAATCTGCAAGGGGGCGGCATTTCTTTATCCCTATCTCAAAGACAAGGGCAAATGGGCGTATACAAAGGACGTAGAACACTTCGATGCGCTTCCGGTGCGGTCGCCGAGTCTTTTGTTCTGCGGATTGGCGTGCGACAGGCAGGAGTATCTGACGTTGTGGACGCGGCTGGATCCCGATCCGAAGGATACAGAGATTGTCAGGAACTACCCGATTCGGCAGCCGTTATTGTGGATGAGCCGGGACTAG
- the dxs gene encoding 1-deoxy-D-xylulose-5-phosphate synthase, with product MSTILETINSPADVKRLSVAELGQLAEEIRERLIVGVAKTGGHIGPNLGVVELTLAMHYVFDTPKDSFVFDVSHQAYVHKLLTGREKLFHTIRQPGGLNGFMLRTESEHDSYGAGHAGTALSAALGMAVARDLAGGKEHIVALAGDAAFTNGISFEALNNIAAQTRRMIIVLNDNAWSIDKNVGAIAEYFHKIVANDTFSNLHDKAAGLIERFGGKAARHVARKAEEAAKGLIGPGMLFEEFGLSYYGPIDGHNLPLLIETFKFLKQQNKPVVLHAITQKGRGFQPAVEKQKKFHGLGPYDPESGETKPAGQKTYSEIFAESLTKLATMNDKVVAITAAMPNGTALDLFRPHHPKRYFDVGIAEEHAVIFAAGMATKGYKPFCAIYSTFLQRAFDPVVHDVCLQNLPVVFCMDRGSLSGDDGPTHHGLFDISYLRSVPNLIHMVPKDEDELQDMMYTAMLHDGPSAIRYPRGTGPGVAVKEQPVALEIGKAEVIQDGADVAIFGLGAMLPEAVRLARMLEHEGFRVAVVNPRFAKPVDRECVNLYGRRCGLLITMEDHVLAGGFGSAVLETANELGLNVPVVRIGWPDEFIEHGKVEALRQKYGLTAEAALKKARLHLNEILDSRLVAR from the coding sequence ATGAGCACAATTCTTGAAACGATCAACTCCCCGGCGGATGTGAAGAGACTGTCGGTGGCGGAGTTGGGGCAGCTTGCTGAGGAGATTCGCGAGCGGCTGATTGTTGGAGTTGCGAAGACGGGCGGACACATCGGGCCGAACCTCGGCGTCGTTGAACTGACGCTGGCGATGCACTATGTCTTCGACACCCCGAAGGACAGCTTCGTCTTCGACGTGAGCCATCAGGCGTACGTGCATAAGCTGCTGACGGGGCGCGAAAAGCTGTTCCACACCATTCGCCAGCCGGGTGGGTTGAATGGCTTTATGCTTCGCACCGAGAGCGAGCACGACAGCTACGGAGCGGGGCATGCTGGAACGGCGTTGAGCGCAGCTCTGGGAATGGCCGTGGCGCGCGATCTTGCCGGGGGCAAAGAACACATCGTTGCGCTGGCTGGAGATGCGGCGTTTACGAATGGGATCTCGTTTGAGGCGTTGAACAACATCGCTGCGCAGACGCGGCGGATGATCATCGTGCTGAACGACAATGCGTGGTCGATCGATAAGAACGTCGGCGCGATCGCAGAGTACTTCCACAAGATTGTGGCGAACGATACGTTCAGCAACTTGCATGACAAGGCTGCAGGGCTGATCGAGAGGTTCGGCGGCAAGGCGGCGCGTCACGTAGCGCGTAAGGCAGAGGAGGCCGCGAAGGGCCTGATTGGGCCGGGCATGCTGTTTGAGGAGTTCGGACTCAGCTACTACGGGCCGATCGACGGGCACAACCTGCCGCTGCTGATTGAGACGTTCAAGTTTCTGAAGCAGCAGAATAAGCCGGTCGTGCTGCACGCGATCACGCAGAAGGGGCGCGGGTTTCAGCCGGCGGTTGAGAAGCAGAAGAAGTTTCATGGGCTCGGCCCGTACGATCCGGAGTCGGGCGAGACGAAGCCTGCGGGGCAGAAGACGTACTCGGAGATCTTTGCCGAGAGTCTGACGAAGCTGGCCACGATGAACGACAAGGTGGTTGCGATTACGGCGGCGATGCCCAACGGGACAGCTCTCGATCTGTTCCGGCCGCACCATCCAAAGCGCTACTTCGACGTGGGGATCGCCGAGGAGCATGCGGTGATCTTTGCAGCGGGCATGGCGACCAAGGGATACAAGCCATTCTGCGCGATCTACTCGACGTTTCTGCAGCGGGCGTTCGATCCGGTGGTCCACGATGTGTGCCTGCAGAACCTGCCTGTGGTGTTCTGCATGGATCGCGGCAGCCTGAGCGGCGATGATGGTCCGACGCACCATGGGCTGTTCGATATCAGCTACCTGAGGAGTGTTCCGAACCTGATCCACATGGTCCCAAAGGATGAGGACGAACTGCAGGACATGATGTATACGGCGATGCTGCATGATGGACCATCGGCGATACGGTATCCGCGCGGCACAGGGCCCGGGGTTGCGGTGAAGGAGCAGCCAGTGGCGCTTGAGATCGGCAAAGCCGAGGTGATTCAGGATGGCGCCGATGTTGCGATCTTTGGGCTGGGTGCGATGCTGCCTGAGGCAGTGCGGCTGGCCAGGATGCTGGAGCATGAGGGATTCCGCGTGGCAGTAGTGAATCCGAGATTCGCTAAGCCTGTGGACCGCGAGTGCGTGAATCTTTATGGCCGCCGATGCGGCCTGCTGATCACGATGGAGGACCATGTTCTGGCGGGAGGGTTCGGGTCGGCGGTGCTGGAGACAGCGAACGAACTGGGGTTGAATGTGCCTGTGGTTCGTATTGGCTGGCCAGACGAGTTTATCGAGCACGGCAAGGTGGAAGCACTGCGTCAGAAGTATGGTCTGACGGCGGAGGCTGCGCTGAAGAAGGCCAGGCTGCATCTCAATGAGATTCTGGATTCGAGGCTGGTGGCGCGATAG
- a CDS encoding DUF2127 domain-containing protein, with translation MQAAESHPSHHDRGLLAIGLFKLGKAILFFGIGIGALHLLHKDLGDEVLRLATALKFDPESRFVTVLLDKVDLIDAHRLRQISLATFAYSALALTEGVGLLLEKVWAEYLTLFLTISFLPWELYELARRPSWFRLSLLLINLAVLAYLVWLLRRKRLEEERTA, from the coding sequence GTGCAGGCGGCTGAGAGCCACCCGTCCCACCATGACCGCGGGCTGCTTGCAATCGGACTTTTCAAGCTGGGCAAGGCGATTCTGTTCTTCGGCATCGGCATCGGAGCACTTCACCTGTTGCACAAGGACCTGGGCGATGAGGTGTTGCGGCTGGCCACCGCGCTGAAGTTCGATCCTGAGAGTCGGTTCGTGACGGTGCTGCTGGATAAGGTCGACCTGATCGACGCACACCGTCTGAGGCAGATCAGTCTGGCTACCTTTGCGTATTCGGCGCTGGCGTTGACCGAGGGGGTAGGCCTGCTACTCGAAAAGGTGTGGGCCGAATATCTGACGCTGTTCCTCACAATTTCGTTCCTGCCGTGGGAACTGTATGAGCTGGCTCGGCGCCCAAGTTGGTTTCGCTTGAGCCTGCTTCTGATCAATCTGGCTGTTCTGGCCTATCTGGTGTGGCTGCTGCGGCGGAAGAGGCTTGAGGAAGAGCGTACGGCCTAG
- a CDS encoding division/cell wall cluster transcriptional repressor MraZ gives MFRGNYPTRMDEKGRLKMPADFKHELDESFGTKFFITSFDGKRAKLFPMKTWEGIEKSIQKLATTDPIRKRFLDVTNYYGQPGEMDAQGRLLIPQRLRDAVKAAGVVCVLGAQDHLELVNEESFEAELRGETGVIALTESENAAFAEKTQPTDL, from the coding sequence ATGTTTCGCGGCAACTATCCAACTCGGATGGACGAGAAGGGCAGGCTGAAGATGCCGGCTGACTTCAAGCACGAGTTGGATGAGTCGTTTGGAACGAAGTTTTTTATTACCAGCTTTGACGGGAAGCGGGCCAAACTCTTCCCGATGAAGACCTGGGAGGGAATCGAGAAGTCGATCCAGAAGCTGGCGACGACCGACCCGATCCGGAAACGGTTTCTGGATGTAACGAATTATTACGGGCAGCCAGGAGAGATGGATGCCCAGGGCAGACTGCTGATTCCGCAGAGGTTGCGGGATGCGGTGAAGGCAGCCGGAGTTGTGTGTGTGCTGGGAGCGCAGGACCACCTGGAGTTGGTGAACGAGGAGAGCTTCGAGGCCGAGCTGAGAGGTGAGACCGGGGTGATTGCGCTGACGGAGAGCGAAAACGCTGCCTTTGCAGAGAAGACGCAGCCGACGGATTTGTAG